A window of Ascaphus truei isolate aAscTru1 chromosome 16, aAscTru1.hap1, whole genome shotgun sequence contains these coding sequences:
- the STARD8 gene encoding stAR-related lipid transfer protein 8 isoform X1, translated as MALVTGMQRGGSGRRTHLQDRASRSWRRLRDRLSAAPELEVEAKTACDWLRAAGFPQYAQLYEDCQFPVDIACVKRDHSFLDQDSLKSLCRRLMTLNSCVPMKLDVHFQRKQNEDSDEDDQCAISDRWTFQRERGRWSRLDSVDLLSPMFTAPPTMKSTSSRDSVLTDQSAELEASSLHSVSSTRGVLDIVITPPQGHSPVSSSPSLFKPCRSHSDQSLAPHRRGLKEKTKKRKTRGFLKRMESLRRKEKPQSTQDPTAGGSVSPPLEDSGRDNRRHLDQCNGEGDIPSPRYEKDFLHPGYRTKCASSGNMRKPQLDGQRRGLYLEDYEMGGGERVRHRLSQKSDRLVCIPTDHKPGTFPRSLSIESLCPATQVLLESWKMGSKSLGHSVCSSMDSHGLEGRPRRGSGSSMGSRSSIYDNVPPSLAGSGDLLELDDDSDLFGHLDDVLHHVQGLQRMVDMWSRAMCPELDEGTDSGGEQAFSARHLTYEERSMSDVGTSASDFDSTGNSLNETEEAEIRERRDSGVGASLTRPCRKLRWHSFQNSHRPSVSSASLEINRQSAAQLNLLQKLSLLRLTSIMEKYSVPSKQGWAWTVPKFMKRSKVPDYRGRAVFGVPPIINVQRTGQPLPQSIQQAMRYIRSQCLDQVGIFRKSGVKSRIQVLRQMNEASPDHVGYTGQSAYDVADLLKQYFRDLPEPIFTSKLTETFLQIYQYVPKEQRLRAVQAAVVLMPDENREVLQTLLCFLSDISCAQVNQMSAGNLAVCLAPSVFHLNISKKESSSPRMMHKRGASGKPDHKDLSENMAATQGLQHMITECKKLFQIPHDMMLQSRNSYIAADAHPPSLEELCGGSEGEPRDLSSLLDNSIQGLLQESAERFKGWVTTPGPENTELSCKKVGDGHSLRVWKVSTEVEAPPTALLHRVLRERHLWDDDLLEGKVVETLDQNTEIFHYVMDSMAPHPRRQFLTLRKWRTDLPRGGCMLVSTSLDHATGQLEEGVQAVILSSQYLMEPCGMGRSKLTYICRTDLRGRSPDWYNKVFGHLCAMEAVRIRNSFPPLSPCGPETKL; from the exons AAGTCGAGGCTAAGACGGCGTGTGATTGGCTGCGAGCCGCGGGCTTCCCTCAGTACGCACAGCTTTATGAAG ACTGCCAGTTTCCTGTGGACATCGCATGTGTGAAGAGGGACCACAGCTTTCTGGACCAGGATTCTCTCAAATCCCTTTGCAG GCGGCTGATGACCCTGAACTCGTGCGTCCCTATGAAGctggacgttcattttcagcgcaaACAG AATGAAGACTCTGATGAAGATGACCAGTGCGCAATCAGTGACCGATGGACGTTCCAGAGGGAACGGGGTCGTTGGTCTCGCCTGGACTCCGTTGACCTCCTGTCCCCAatgttcactgccccccctactatGAAGAGCACCTCCAGCCGTGACAGCGTCCTGACGGACCAGAGCGCGGAGCTGGAGGCCTCCTCTCTGCATAGTGTCAGCAGCACCAGGGGGGTCTTAGACATTGTTATAACCCCCCCGCAGGGACATTCCCCGGTGTCCAGCTCGCCATCCCTGTTCAAGCCATGCAGGAGCCATAGTGACCAGTCCTTGGCTCCTCACCGCCGGGGGCTGAAGGAGAAGACCAAGAAAAGGAAGACGAGGGGCTTTCTGAAGAGGATGGAGTCTCTACGCAGGAAGGAGAAACCCCAAAGCACGCAGGACCCGACAGCAGGAGGCTCGGTTAGCCCCCCACTGGAGGATTCTGGGAGGGATAACAGGAGACACCTGGACCAGTGCAATGGTGAAGGTGACATTCCTTCTCCGAGATACGAGAAGGATTTTCTTCATCCCGGTTACAGGACTAAGTGTGCGTCCAGTGGCAATATGAGAAAGCCCCAGCTGGATGGCCAGCGCAGGGGATTGTACCTGGAAGACTATGagatgggtgggggagagcgggTACGGCACAGGCTCTCCCAAAAGTCAGACCGCCTTGTGTGCATCCCAACGGACCACAAGCCTGGTACCTtccccaggtctctctccattGAAAGTCTGTGCCCAGCTACCCAGGTGCTCCTGGAGAGTTGGAAGATGGGGAGCAAGTCTTTGGGACATTCAGTTTGCAGCAGCATGGACTCTCACGGGTTAGAGGGGAGACCGAGGAGGGGGTCCGGCAGTTCTATGGGAAGTCGCTCCAGCATCTACGAcaatgtccccccctccctggcaggCAGTGGGGACCTCCTTGAGCTGGATGACGATAGCGACCTCTTTGGGCACCTGGATGACGTTCTCCATCACGTACAGGGTCTCCAGCGAATGGTAGACATGTGGTCACGAGCCATGTGTCCGGAGTTGGATGAGGGGACGGACTCTGGGGGAGAACAGGCCTTTTCGGCCAGGCACCTCACCTACGAGGAGAGGTCCATGTCCGACGTGGGTACCTCGGCCAGTGACTTCGACAGCACGGGGAACTCGCTGAACGAGACGGAGGAGGCGGAgataagagagaggagggactccGGGGTGGGGGCATCGCTAACAAGGCCCTGCAG GAAGTTACGCTGGCACAGCTTCCAGAACTCGCACCGGCCGAGTGTCAGCTCCGCGTCGCTGGAGATTAACAGACAGTCGGCTGCACAGCTCAATCTCCTGCAGAAGCTGTCCCTTCTCCGACTCACCTCCATCATGGAGAAGTACTCTGTGCCCAGCAAGCAGGGGTGGGCATG GACAGTTCCCAAATTCATGAAGAGAAGCAAAGTTCCTGACTACCGAGGCAGAGCCGTATTTGGGGTCCCCCCGATTATTAATGTGCAAAGAACGGGACAACCGCTACCGCAAAGCATCCAGCAGGCCATGCGCTACATTCGCAGCCAGTGCCTGGACCAG GTAGGGATCTTCCGGAAGTCCGGTGTGAAATCTCGTATCCAGGTCCTGCGGCAGATGAACGAGGCGTCTCCTGACCACGTCGGTTACACGGGGCAGTCGGCGTACGATGTGGCTGACCTGCTGAAGCAGTATTTCCGGGACCTGCCTGAGCCCATCTTCACCAGCAAACTGACGGAGACCTTCCTACAAATTTACCAAT ACGTGCCGAAGGAGCAGCGGCTGCGGGCGGTGCAGGCGGCCGTCGTGCTCATGCCGGATGAGAACAGAGAGGTCCTGCAAACGCTGCTGTGCTTCctcagcgacatctcctgtgcgcaggtgaaccAGATGAGCGCAGGAAACCTGGCAGTGTGCCTGGCGCCCTCCGTCTTCCACCTGAACATCTCAAAGAAGGAGAGCTCTTCCCCCAG GATGATGCATAAGAGAGGAGCGTCTGGGAAGCCGGATCATAAGGACCTCAGTGAGAACATGGCGGCCACTCAAGGGCTTCAACACATGATCACGGAGTGCAAGAAACTCTTCCAG ATCCCTCATGACATGATGCTCCAGTCCCGGAATTCGTACATAGCTGCTGACGCTCACCCTCCGTCCCTGGAGGAGCTGTGCGGGGGTTCAGAGGGAGAGCCCCGGGATCTCTCCTCCCTCCTAGACAACAGCATCCAGGGTCTGCTTCAGGAGTCTGCAGAACGCTTCAAAGGTTGGGTGACCACACCCGGCCCTGAGAACACAGAACTGTCCTGTAAGAAG GTGGGTGATGGGCACTCCTTGCGTGTCTGGAAGGTGTCAACTGAGGTGGAAGCCCCTCCCACTGCGCTGCTGCACCGCGTGCTGCGGGAACGCCACCTTTGGGATGATGACCTCCTGGAGGGGAAGGTGGTGGAGACACTGGATCAGAACACAGAGATCTTCCATTACGTGATGGATAGCATGGCTCCTCATCCCCGCCGCCAGTTCCTCACCCTCCG AAAATGGCGCACAGACCTCCCCAGAGGAGGGTGCATGCTGGTCTCCACATCACTGGACCATGCCACTGGGCAGCTGGAAGAGGGGGTGCAGGCGGTGATCCTGAGCTCCCAATATCTCATGGAGCCCTGTGGAATGGGTCGCTCCAAGCTCACGTACATCTGCAGGACAGACCTCAG GGGGCGCTCCCCTGACTGGTACAACAAAGTCTTTGGGCATCTCTGTGCCATGGAGGCCGTGCGAATCCGGAACTCGTTTCCACCTCTGAGTCCGTGCGGGCCGGAGACCAAGCTGTGA
- the STARD8 gene encoding stAR-related lipid transfer protein 8 isoform X2, whose translation MNRVRIKGKKNEVEAKTACDWLRAAGFPQYAQLYEDCQFPVDIACVKRDHSFLDQDSLKSLCRRLMTLNSCVPMKLDVHFQRKQNEDSDEDDQCAISDRWTFQRERGRWSRLDSVDLLSPMFTAPPTMKSTSSRDSVLTDQSAELEASSLHSVSSTRGVLDIVITPPQGHSPVSSSPSLFKPCRSHSDQSLAPHRRGLKEKTKKRKTRGFLKRMESLRRKEKPQSTQDPTAGGSVSPPLEDSGRDNRRHLDQCNGEGDIPSPRYEKDFLHPGYRTKCASSGNMRKPQLDGQRRGLYLEDYEMGGGERVRHRLSQKSDRLVCIPTDHKPGTFPRSLSIESLCPATQVLLESWKMGSKSLGHSVCSSMDSHGLEGRPRRGSGSSMGSRSSIYDNVPPSLAGSGDLLELDDDSDLFGHLDDVLHHVQGLQRMVDMWSRAMCPELDEGTDSGGEQAFSARHLTYEERSMSDVGTSASDFDSTGNSLNETEEAEIRERRDSGVGASLTRPCRKLRWHSFQNSHRPSVSSASLEINRQSAAQLNLLQKLSLLRLTSIMEKYSVPSKQGWAWTVPKFMKRSKVPDYRGRAVFGVPPIINVQRTGQPLPQSIQQAMRYIRSQCLDQVGIFRKSGVKSRIQVLRQMNEASPDHVGYTGQSAYDVADLLKQYFRDLPEPIFTSKLTETFLQIYQYVPKEQRLRAVQAAVVLMPDENREVLQTLLCFLSDISCAQVNQMSAGNLAVCLAPSVFHLNISKKESSSPRMMHKRGASGKPDHKDLSENMAATQGLQHMITECKKLFQIPHDMMLQSRNSYIAADAHPPSLEELCGGSEGEPRDLSSLLDNSIQGLLQESAERFKGWVTTPGPENTELSCKKVGDGHSLRVWKVSTEVEAPPTALLHRVLRERHLWDDDLLEGKVVETLDQNTEIFHYVMDSMAPHPRRQFLTLRKWRTDLPRGGCMLVSTSLDHATGQLEEGVQAVILSSQYLMEPCGMGRSKLTYICRTDLRGRSPDWYNKVFGHLCAMEAVRIRNSFPPLSPCGPETKL comes from the exons AAGTCGAGGCTAAGACGGCGTGTGATTGGCTGCGAGCCGCGGGCTTCCCTCAGTACGCACAGCTTTATGAAG ACTGCCAGTTTCCTGTGGACATCGCATGTGTGAAGAGGGACCACAGCTTTCTGGACCAGGATTCTCTCAAATCCCTTTGCAG GCGGCTGATGACCCTGAACTCGTGCGTCCCTATGAAGctggacgttcattttcagcgcaaACAG AATGAAGACTCTGATGAAGATGACCAGTGCGCAATCAGTGACCGATGGACGTTCCAGAGGGAACGGGGTCGTTGGTCTCGCCTGGACTCCGTTGACCTCCTGTCCCCAatgttcactgccccccctactatGAAGAGCACCTCCAGCCGTGACAGCGTCCTGACGGACCAGAGCGCGGAGCTGGAGGCCTCCTCTCTGCATAGTGTCAGCAGCACCAGGGGGGTCTTAGACATTGTTATAACCCCCCCGCAGGGACATTCCCCGGTGTCCAGCTCGCCATCCCTGTTCAAGCCATGCAGGAGCCATAGTGACCAGTCCTTGGCTCCTCACCGCCGGGGGCTGAAGGAGAAGACCAAGAAAAGGAAGACGAGGGGCTTTCTGAAGAGGATGGAGTCTCTACGCAGGAAGGAGAAACCCCAAAGCACGCAGGACCCGACAGCAGGAGGCTCGGTTAGCCCCCCACTGGAGGATTCTGGGAGGGATAACAGGAGACACCTGGACCAGTGCAATGGTGAAGGTGACATTCCTTCTCCGAGATACGAGAAGGATTTTCTTCATCCCGGTTACAGGACTAAGTGTGCGTCCAGTGGCAATATGAGAAAGCCCCAGCTGGATGGCCAGCGCAGGGGATTGTACCTGGAAGACTATGagatgggtgggggagagcgggTACGGCACAGGCTCTCCCAAAAGTCAGACCGCCTTGTGTGCATCCCAACGGACCACAAGCCTGGTACCTtccccaggtctctctccattGAAAGTCTGTGCCCAGCTACCCAGGTGCTCCTGGAGAGTTGGAAGATGGGGAGCAAGTCTTTGGGACATTCAGTTTGCAGCAGCATGGACTCTCACGGGTTAGAGGGGAGACCGAGGAGGGGGTCCGGCAGTTCTATGGGAAGTCGCTCCAGCATCTACGAcaatgtccccccctccctggcaggCAGTGGGGACCTCCTTGAGCTGGATGACGATAGCGACCTCTTTGGGCACCTGGATGACGTTCTCCATCACGTACAGGGTCTCCAGCGAATGGTAGACATGTGGTCACGAGCCATGTGTCCGGAGTTGGATGAGGGGACGGACTCTGGGGGAGAACAGGCCTTTTCGGCCAGGCACCTCACCTACGAGGAGAGGTCCATGTCCGACGTGGGTACCTCGGCCAGTGACTTCGACAGCACGGGGAACTCGCTGAACGAGACGGAGGAGGCGGAgataagagagaggagggactccGGGGTGGGGGCATCGCTAACAAGGCCCTGCAG GAAGTTACGCTGGCACAGCTTCCAGAACTCGCACCGGCCGAGTGTCAGCTCCGCGTCGCTGGAGATTAACAGACAGTCGGCTGCACAGCTCAATCTCCTGCAGAAGCTGTCCCTTCTCCGACTCACCTCCATCATGGAGAAGTACTCTGTGCCCAGCAAGCAGGGGTGGGCATG GACAGTTCCCAAATTCATGAAGAGAAGCAAAGTTCCTGACTACCGAGGCAGAGCCGTATTTGGGGTCCCCCCGATTATTAATGTGCAAAGAACGGGACAACCGCTACCGCAAAGCATCCAGCAGGCCATGCGCTACATTCGCAGCCAGTGCCTGGACCAG GTAGGGATCTTCCGGAAGTCCGGTGTGAAATCTCGTATCCAGGTCCTGCGGCAGATGAACGAGGCGTCTCCTGACCACGTCGGTTACACGGGGCAGTCGGCGTACGATGTGGCTGACCTGCTGAAGCAGTATTTCCGGGACCTGCCTGAGCCCATCTTCACCAGCAAACTGACGGAGACCTTCCTACAAATTTACCAAT ACGTGCCGAAGGAGCAGCGGCTGCGGGCGGTGCAGGCGGCCGTCGTGCTCATGCCGGATGAGAACAGAGAGGTCCTGCAAACGCTGCTGTGCTTCctcagcgacatctcctgtgcgcaggtgaaccAGATGAGCGCAGGAAACCTGGCAGTGTGCCTGGCGCCCTCCGTCTTCCACCTGAACATCTCAAAGAAGGAGAGCTCTTCCCCCAG GATGATGCATAAGAGAGGAGCGTCTGGGAAGCCGGATCATAAGGACCTCAGTGAGAACATGGCGGCCACTCAAGGGCTTCAACACATGATCACGGAGTGCAAGAAACTCTTCCAG ATCCCTCATGACATGATGCTCCAGTCCCGGAATTCGTACATAGCTGCTGACGCTCACCCTCCGTCCCTGGAGGAGCTGTGCGGGGGTTCAGAGGGAGAGCCCCGGGATCTCTCCTCCCTCCTAGACAACAGCATCCAGGGTCTGCTTCAGGAGTCTGCAGAACGCTTCAAAGGTTGGGTGACCACACCCGGCCCTGAGAACACAGAACTGTCCTGTAAGAAG GTGGGTGATGGGCACTCCTTGCGTGTCTGGAAGGTGTCAACTGAGGTGGAAGCCCCTCCCACTGCGCTGCTGCACCGCGTGCTGCGGGAACGCCACCTTTGGGATGATGACCTCCTGGAGGGGAAGGTGGTGGAGACACTGGATCAGAACACAGAGATCTTCCATTACGTGATGGATAGCATGGCTCCTCATCCCCGCCGCCAGTTCCTCACCCTCCG AAAATGGCGCACAGACCTCCCCAGAGGAGGGTGCATGCTGGTCTCCACATCACTGGACCATGCCACTGGGCAGCTGGAAGAGGGGGTGCAGGCGGTGATCCTGAGCTCCCAATATCTCATGGAGCCCTGTGGAATGGGTCGCTCCAAGCTCACGTACATCTGCAGGACAGACCTCAG GGGGCGCTCCCCTGACTGGTACAACAAAGTCTTTGGGCATCTCTGTGCCATGGAGGCCGTGCGAATCCGGAACTCGTTTCCACCTCTGAGTCCGTGCGGGCCGGAGACCAAGCTGTGA
- the STARD8 gene encoding stAR-related lipid transfer protein 8 isoform X3, translating to MTLNSCVPMKLDVHFQRKQNEDSDEDDQCAISDRWTFQRERGRWSRLDSVDLLSPMFTAPPTMKSTSSRDSVLTDQSAELEASSLHSVSSTRGVLDIVITPPQGHSPVSSSPSLFKPCRSHSDQSLAPHRRGLKEKTKKRKTRGFLKRMESLRRKEKPQSTQDPTAGGSVSPPLEDSGRDNRRHLDQCNGEGDIPSPRYEKDFLHPGYRTKCASSGNMRKPQLDGQRRGLYLEDYEMGGGERVRHRLSQKSDRLVCIPTDHKPGTFPRSLSIESLCPATQVLLESWKMGSKSLGHSVCSSMDSHGLEGRPRRGSGSSMGSRSSIYDNVPPSLAGSGDLLELDDDSDLFGHLDDVLHHVQGLQRMVDMWSRAMCPELDEGTDSGGEQAFSARHLTYEERSMSDVGTSASDFDSTGNSLNETEEAEIRERRDSGVGASLTRPCRKLRWHSFQNSHRPSVSSASLEINRQSAAQLNLLQKLSLLRLTSIMEKYSVPSKQGWAWTVPKFMKRSKVPDYRGRAVFGVPPIINVQRTGQPLPQSIQQAMRYIRSQCLDQVGIFRKSGVKSRIQVLRQMNEASPDHVGYTGQSAYDVADLLKQYFRDLPEPIFTSKLTETFLQIYQYVPKEQRLRAVQAAVVLMPDENREVLQTLLCFLSDISCAQVNQMSAGNLAVCLAPSVFHLNISKKESSSPRMMHKRGASGKPDHKDLSENMAATQGLQHMITECKKLFQIPHDMMLQSRNSYIAADAHPPSLEELCGGSEGEPRDLSSLLDNSIQGLLQESAERFKGWVTTPGPENTELSCKKVGDGHSLRVWKVSTEVEAPPTALLHRVLRERHLWDDDLLEGKVVETLDQNTEIFHYVMDSMAPHPRRQFLTLRKWRTDLPRGGCMLVSTSLDHATGQLEEGVQAVILSSQYLMEPCGMGRSKLTYICRTDLRGRSPDWYNKVFGHLCAMEAVRIRNSFPPLSPCGPETKL from the exons ATGACCCTGAACTCGTGCGTCCCTATGAAGctggacgttcattttcagcgcaaACAG AATGAAGACTCTGATGAAGATGACCAGTGCGCAATCAGTGACCGATGGACGTTCCAGAGGGAACGGGGTCGTTGGTCTCGCCTGGACTCCGTTGACCTCCTGTCCCCAatgttcactgccccccctactatGAAGAGCACCTCCAGCCGTGACAGCGTCCTGACGGACCAGAGCGCGGAGCTGGAGGCCTCCTCTCTGCATAGTGTCAGCAGCACCAGGGGGGTCTTAGACATTGTTATAACCCCCCCGCAGGGACATTCCCCGGTGTCCAGCTCGCCATCCCTGTTCAAGCCATGCAGGAGCCATAGTGACCAGTCCTTGGCTCCTCACCGCCGGGGGCTGAAGGAGAAGACCAAGAAAAGGAAGACGAGGGGCTTTCTGAAGAGGATGGAGTCTCTACGCAGGAAGGAGAAACCCCAAAGCACGCAGGACCCGACAGCAGGAGGCTCGGTTAGCCCCCCACTGGAGGATTCTGGGAGGGATAACAGGAGACACCTGGACCAGTGCAATGGTGAAGGTGACATTCCTTCTCCGAGATACGAGAAGGATTTTCTTCATCCCGGTTACAGGACTAAGTGTGCGTCCAGTGGCAATATGAGAAAGCCCCAGCTGGATGGCCAGCGCAGGGGATTGTACCTGGAAGACTATGagatgggtgggggagagcgggTACGGCACAGGCTCTCCCAAAAGTCAGACCGCCTTGTGTGCATCCCAACGGACCACAAGCCTGGTACCTtccccaggtctctctccattGAAAGTCTGTGCCCAGCTACCCAGGTGCTCCTGGAGAGTTGGAAGATGGGGAGCAAGTCTTTGGGACATTCAGTTTGCAGCAGCATGGACTCTCACGGGTTAGAGGGGAGACCGAGGAGGGGGTCCGGCAGTTCTATGGGAAGTCGCTCCAGCATCTACGAcaatgtccccccctccctggcaggCAGTGGGGACCTCCTTGAGCTGGATGACGATAGCGACCTCTTTGGGCACCTGGATGACGTTCTCCATCACGTACAGGGTCTCCAGCGAATGGTAGACATGTGGTCACGAGCCATGTGTCCGGAGTTGGATGAGGGGACGGACTCTGGGGGAGAACAGGCCTTTTCGGCCAGGCACCTCACCTACGAGGAGAGGTCCATGTCCGACGTGGGTACCTCGGCCAGTGACTTCGACAGCACGGGGAACTCGCTGAACGAGACGGAGGAGGCGGAgataagagagaggagggactccGGGGTGGGGGCATCGCTAACAAGGCCCTGCAG GAAGTTACGCTGGCACAGCTTCCAGAACTCGCACCGGCCGAGTGTCAGCTCCGCGTCGCTGGAGATTAACAGACAGTCGGCTGCACAGCTCAATCTCCTGCAGAAGCTGTCCCTTCTCCGACTCACCTCCATCATGGAGAAGTACTCTGTGCCCAGCAAGCAGGGGTGGGCATG GACAGTTCCCAAATTCATGAAGAGAAGCAAAGTTCCTGACTACCGAGGCAGAGCCGTATTTGGGGTCCCCCCGATTATTAATGTGCAAAGAACGGGACAACCGCTACCGCAAAGCATCCAGCAGGCCATGCGCTACATTCGCAGCCAGTGCCTGGACCAG GTAGGGATCTTCCGGAAGTCCGGTGTGAAATCTCGTATCCAGGTCCTGCGGCAGATGAACGAGGCGTCTCCTGACCACGTCGGTTACACGGGGCAGTCGGCGTACGATGTGGCTGACCTGCTGAAGCAGTATTTCCGGGACCTGCCTGAGCCCATCTTCACCAGCAAACTGACGGAGACCTTCCTACAAATTTACCAAT ACGTGCCGAAGGAGCAGCGGCTGCGGGCGGTGCAGGCGGCCGTCGTGCTCATGCCGGATGAGAACAGAGAGGTCCTGCAAACGCTGCTGTGCTTCctcagcgacatctcctgtgcgcaggtgaaccAGATGAGCGCAGGAAACCTGGCAGTGTGCCTGGCGCCCTCCGTCTTCCACCTGAACATCTCAAAGAAGGAGAGCTCTTCCCCCAG GATGATGCATAAGAGAGGAGCGTCTGGGAAGCCGGATCATAAGGACCTCAGTGAGAACATGGCGGCCACTCAAGGGCTTCAACACATGATCACGGAGTGCAAGAAACTCTTCCAG ATCCCTCATGACATGATGCTCCAGTCCCGGAATTCGTACATAGCTGCTGACGCTCACCCTCCGTCCCTGGAGGAGCTGTGCGGGGGTTCAGAGGGAGAGCCCCGGGATCTCTCCTCCCTCCTAGACAACAGCATCCAGGGTCTGCTTCAGGAGTCTGCAGAACGCTTCAAAGGTTGGGTGACCACACCCGGCCCTGAGAACACAGAACTGTCCTGTAAGAAG GTGGGTGATGGGCACTCCTTGCGTGTCTGGAAGGTGTCAACTGAGGTGGAAGCCCCTCCCACTGCGCTGCTGCACCGCGTGCTGCGGGAACGCCACCTTTGGGATGATGACCTCCTGGAGGGGAAGGTGGTGGAGACACTGGATCAGAACACAGAGATCTTCCATTACGTGATGGATAGCATGGCTCCTCATCCCCGCCGCCAGTTCCTCACCCTCCG AAAATGGCGCACAGACCTCCCCAGAGGAGGGTGCATGCTGGTCTCCACATCACTGGACCATGCCACTGGGCAGCTGGAAGAGGGGGTGCAGGCGGTGATCCTGAGCTCCCAATATCTCATGGAGCCCTGTGGAATGGGTCGCTCCAAGCTCACGTACATCTGCAGGACAGACCTCAG GGGGCGCTCCCCTGACTGGTACAACAAAGTCTTTGGGCATCTCTGTGCCATGGAGGCCGTGCGAATCCGGAACTCGTTTCCACCTCTGAGTCCGTGCGGGCCGGAGACCAAGCTGTGA